A genome region from Pseudanabaena sp. Chao 1811 includes the following:
- a CDS encoding NACHT domain-containing protein, which translates to MVVALMLRASSEVLVIAKDALTRSGYDTLQLANDLGIAVQLVENFLNGEIVDRNTYNLVCTKLNIALDSHLDKLSETLDDKVDATSTSTNIEESSNGYSISHNEVPSSINLSDSSLSSELNQDLTNNLSLPSSNVNQDIQEDLLITSNQFVQKLRQKISFSLIRQCDRLRVIDINSPLYLHDLYTDIEVFTNLPSSQYLDLNETFANIPPEQYDRFYLAKLHPPSIPANQAVEEYKKILLVGGAGIGKTTLSKYWALASITDQVLPDYLPVFLPLRSLVDLHNFHRADSLNNPFAWLKSQITHYGLSGDVLDGLSTNNVLEQLLNEGDFLLLWDGLDEIPEVYRAEVAQKILNFSDCYPKNRMVFATRNPIYGHILESFQTIEIAPFNHTQIAEFVSKWFHTTSVQSTKKKDKFQQLLTTNQPLAELATNPLLLTHICTAFNSCEYLKPNFYQEILNLLLSKWEQTKCLPSSPQQSLSTSQKQDLLSYVAIVSLDRHGYIWQNNELEDDFQACINASRSLSHVAVDRDQLFEMLKWQHSLLIESAKGIYKLSHTTLHDYLAAYRIANSNPAAAQKYLLDRMYLNRWHGVIVMTISISQQADRTLTMMKRKIDELVVKDPHLQSFLSWVNQQSIQMKTPYKAVTIRALYLDIDLEHTRSLDRARALDIAHSRSLERARTKALGFDNTMETEVDIDFTINLALNLDLALYFANHRILELACILEPDLHKGLQFLRQKFPDPYKDREKFSKWWQSKGLDWSKKLRSLIVQHRKGSQEWQFSENQLKVLRTYHDANKLLVECLNNAEYVSPLVKNQIESTLLSPQGEYSILQY; encoded by the coding sequence ATGGTTGTAGCATTGATGCTAAGAGCGTCGTCAGAAGTCCTTGTTATTGCAAAGGATGCACTCACCCGTAGTGGCTATGATACTTTGCAGTTGGCAAATGATCTTGGCATTGCAGTGCAATTAGTTGAGAACTTTTTGAATGGAGAAATTGTTGACCGTAATACCTATAACCTAGTTTGTACAAAATTAAATATTGCATTAGATTCTCATCTAGATAAACTTTCAGAAACTTTAGATGATAAGGTAGATGCAACTTCTACATCTACTAATATAGAGGAATCTAGTAATGGTTATAGTATTTCTCATAATGAAGTTCCATCATCTATAAACTTAAGTGATTCTAGTCTCTCCTCTGAATTGAATCAGGATTTAACTAATAATTTATCTCTACCATCCTCTAACGTGAATCAGGATATACAAGAGGATCTACTAATAACATCTAATCAATTTGTTCAAAAACTACGTCAAAAGATCTCTTTTAGTTTGATTCGTCAATGCGATCGCCTTAGAGTAATTGATATCAATAGTCCACTTTATTTACATGACCTATATACAGATATTGAGGTATTTACTAATTTACCCAGTAGTCAATATCTAGATCTTAATGAGACTTTTGCAAATATTCCTCCCGAACAATATGATCGCTTTTATTTAGCAAAACTCCATCCACCATCAATTCCTGCAAATCAGGCTGTAGAGGAATATAAGAAAATTTTGTTGGTTGGAGGAGCGGGTATAGGTAAAACCACATTAAGCAAATATTGGGCTTTAGCAAGTATTACTGACCAAGTTTTGCCTGATTATTTACCTGTGTTTTTGCCATTGCGATCGCTAGTTGATCTACATAATTTTCATAGAGCAGATTCTTTAAATAATCCATTTGCATGGCTCAAATCTCAAATTACCCACTATGGATTATCTGGAGATGTATTAGATGGATTATCAACTAACAATGTACTAGAGCAATTATTAAATGAGGGGGATTTTTTATTGCTTTGGGATGGCTTAGATGAAATACCCGAAGTTTATCGCGCTGAAGTTGCTCAAAAAATCTTAAACTTTAGCGATTGCTATCCCAAAAATCGGATGGTCTTTGCTACCCGCAATCCTATCTATGGACATATTCTCGAATCATTTCAAACCATAGAAATTGCCCCATTTAACCATACTCAAATCGCTGAATTTGTAAGTAAATGGTTTCACACAACCTCTGTTCAATCAACTAAAAAAAAGGACAAGTTTCAGCAACTACTTACTACTAATCAGCCTTTAGCAGAACTTGCGACAAATCCTCTATTACTAACCCATATTTGTACCGCCTTTAACAGTTGTGAATATCTCAAGCCCAACTTTTATCAAGAAATCTTAAATCTGTTACTCAGTAAATGGGAACAGACGAAATGTTTACCCAGTTCTCCACAGCAATCCTTATCAACTTCTCAGAAGCAGGATTTACTGTCCTATGTTGCGATCGTCTCTTTGGATCGTCATGGCTACATTTGGCAAAACAATGAGCTTGAGGATGACTTTCAAGCATGTATAAATGCCAGTCGAAGTTTATCCCATGTTGCAGTTGATCGTGATCAACTTTTCGAGATGCTTAAATGGCAACATAGCTTATTAATTGAATCTGCCAAAGGTATTTATAAACTCAGTCATACAACTTTGCATGATTATCTTGCTGCCTATCGCATCGCCAATAGTAATCCTGCGGCTGCCCAAAAATATTTACTAGATCGCATGTATCTCAATCGCTGGCATGGGGTGATTGTAATGACAATAAGTATTTCCCAGCAAGCTGATCGCACGCTAACAATGATGAAGCGAAAAATTGATGAGCTTGTGGTCAAAGATCCTCACCTCCAATCATTTTTGTCTTGGGTAAATCAGCAATCGATTCAAATGAAGACTCCCTATAAGGCGGTGACAATTCGAGCTTTATACCTAGATATTGATTTGGAACATACGCGATCGCTAGATCGTGCAAGAGCATTAGATATTGCCCATTCGCGATCGCTAGAACGAGCAAGAACTAAAGCCTTGGGATTCGACAACACCATGGAAACAGAGGTAGATATTGACTTTACGATTAATCTTGCTCTCAACCTTGACTTAGCCTTATATTTTGCCAACCATCGCATTTTGGAACTAGCCTGTATCCTTGAGCCAGATCTCCATAAGGGATTGCAATTTTTACGGCAGAAATTTCCTGATCCTTACAAAGATCGCGAGAAATTTTCTAAGTGGTGGCAGTCTAAAGGCTTAGATTGGTCAAAAAAATTACGCAGTCTCATCGTGCAACATCGCAAAGGCTCCCAAGAATGGCAGTTTAGTGAAAATCAACTCAAAGTATTGCGAACATATCACGATGCCAATAAGCTTTTAGTGGAATGTCTCAATAATGCTGAGTACGTCAGCCCATTAGTTAAAAATCAAATTGAGTCTACTTTGCTATCTCCTCAAGGAGAATATTCTATTTTGCAGTACTAA
- a CDS encoding Uma2 family endonuclease, with amino-acid sequence MNFQTLDLSPVITLTREEFIKLCAANPEMKLERTAKGELIVISPTGGETGSFNSELNYELVAWNRSLTKNQTIGKTFDSSTGFSLPKGSDRSPDAAWISLAKWESLTPEQRKGFLPICPEFLIELLSPSDSWKQGQVKMEEYMDNGCLLAWLIDPKYRRVAIYRQGQPVEILDNPQTLSGESVLPNFVLDIGTMFS; translated from the coding sequence ATGAACTTTCAAACCCTCGATCTCAGCCCAGTAATTACGCTGACTCGCGAAGAGTTTATCAAGCTTTGTGCGGCAAATCCTGAAATGAAACTAGAGCGTACAGCTAAAGGAGAATTGATCGTCATATCCCCAACAGGTGGTGAAACTGGTAGTTTTAACTCAGAACTAAATTATGAACTTGTTGCGTGGAATCGGTCTTTAACTAAAAATCAAACAATTGGTAAAACCTTTGATTCATCAACTGGGTTTAGTTTACCGAAGGGTAGCGATCGTTCACCTGATGCTGCATGGATTTCCTTGGCAAAATGGGAATCGCTTACTCCTGAGCAGCGCAAAGGATTTTTACCTATCTGTCCTGAATTCCTCATTGAGCTTTTGTCTCCTAGTGATTCATGGAAACAGGGGCAAGTAAAAATGGAAGAATATATGGACAATGGTTGTCTTTTGGCTTGGTTGATCGATCCAAAATATAGACGAGTTGCCATCTATCGCCAAGGGCAACCCGTTGAGATTTTGGATAATCCCCAAACTCTTTCTGGAGAAAGTGTCTTACCAAATTTTGTTTTAGATATTGGTACTATGTTTAGCTAA
- a CDS encoding site-specific integrase, producing MKTLKGTVAIEKNDNRIRLRWSCESKRYCLALGLPHTSVNMKVAEQKARQIELDILSGNFDPTLNKYRIKQVAIIASPEVVKPSQELLLPIWDKWVSSLYLPTRTLCSHYARIRRYIEKADPLTHDVSWYEAIESLSPRIWNDSLSYLVSCLNWAISEKLVSDNPFSKLKRRKVLKNQVKPFNHEEVRAIVNAFRNNLYCPKSSAYKHSFYADYIEFLFLTGVRPSEAIGLQRQHVDFTRNEIVICSVLARGDQGQTASKHRVRKETKTGSIRFLTMTARLTEMLAIRCRNLNPDDLVFTSPNGNAIDDNNFTTRQWKVVLAGLDIEYRKPYITRHTLASMALEANMPITSVAYLLGHSDTTMIMQTYGHVINRPSLPDFS from the coding sequence ATGAAAACCCTGAAAGGCACTGTAGCCATAGAAAAGAATGATAATCGCATACGTTTAAGATGGTCTTGTGAGTCAAAAAGATATTGCTTAGCTTTAGGATTGCCACACACCAGCGTCAACATGAAAGTAGCAGAGCAAAAGGCTAGACAGATCGAGCTAGATATTTTATCTGGCAATTTTGACCCTACTCTAAACAAATACAGGATCAAGCAAGTAGCTATCATTGCAAGTCCTGAAGTTGTAAAACCAAGTCAAGAACTCTTACTTCCTATCTGGGATAAGTGGGTTAGTAGCTTGTACTTACCAACTAGAACGCTTTGTTCTCACTACGCTAGAATTAGGCGCTACATTGAAAAAGCCGATCCTTTGACTCATGACGTTTCTTGGTATGAAGCGATTGAGAGCCTATCCCCTCGAATTTGGAACGACTCTTTAAGCTATTTGGTATCTTGTCTAAATTGGGCGATCTCTGAAAAGCTTGTATCTGACAACCCTTTTTCAAAGTTGAAACGTAGAAAAGTATTAAAGAATCAGGTTAAACCTTTTAATCATGAGGAGGTAAGGGCAATAGTTAACGCTTTTCGCAATAACCTTTATTGTCCAAAGTCTTCAGCTTACAAGCATAGTTTTTATGCTGATTACATTGAGTTTTTGTTTTTGACTGGTGTCAGACCTTCAGAAGCTATCGGGCTTCAGCGTCAACACGTAGATTTTACCCGTAATGAGATTGTCATTTGCTCAGTCTTAGCTAGAGGCGATCAGGGACAGACTGCTAGTAAACATCGTGTCCGCAAAGAAACAAAAACAGGATCTATTCGTTTTCTGACAATGACAGCTAGGTTAACTGAAATGCTTGCGATTAGATGTCGCAATCTTAATCCTGATGACTTGGTTTTTACTTCTCCCAATGGAAATGCAATTGATGATAATAACTTTACAACGAGACAATGGAAGGTCGTTTTAGCAGGGTTAGATATTGAGTATCGTAAGCCCTACATAACTAGACACACACTTGCATCAATGGCTTTAGAAGCCAATATGCCTATTACTTCTGTAGCGTATCTTCTGGGACATTCAGACACAACAATGATTATGCAAACCTATGGACACGTTATAAACAGACCGTCTTTGCCTGACTTTAGTTAA
- a CDS encoding alpha/beta fold hydrolase produces MVSISTAPIAGEYWLWRDQKIYFVKAGDNLQRPPLLLVHGFGASTDHWRKNIAELSQDFEVYAIDLLGFGRSQKPAWQYSGDLWRDQLHDFINTKIQRPTIIAGNSLGGYSSLCVAADYPQSVAGIVLLNSAGPFTDTNPLGSKKVNPIQKAIGQTLQGILRQPWANQLLFAFVRQKSRIRSTLQKVYLDQSAVTEQLVEEIYRPSCDEGAAQVFASVFTTPQGKKVDQLLTAMTCPLLVIWGEGDPWMNSRVRGAKFREFYPSLTEHYINAGHCPHDECPEVVNKLICDYFV; encoded by the coding sequence ATGGTTTCAATAAGTACTGCTCCGATCGCTGGTGAATATTGGCTTTGGCGCGATCAAAAAATTTATTTTGTCAAAGCTGGGGATAACCTGCAACGTCCACCATTGTTGTTAGTACATGGCTTTGGGGCATCCACTGACCACTGGCGCAAGAATATTGCAGAACTGAGTCAAGATTTTGAAGTATATGCGATCGATCTGTTGGGTTTTGGGCGATCGCAAAAACCTGCATGGCAATATAGCGGCGATCTCTGGCGTGATCAGCTTCATGATTTTATTAATACTAAAATTCAACGTCCAACGATAATTGCAGGCAATTCTCTTGGTGGTTACTCATCTTTATGTGTGGCAGCCGACTATCCCCAATCCGTTGCGGGAATTGTATTGCTCAATAGTGCAGGACCTTTCACTGATACTAATCCTCTGGGTTCAAAAAAGGTCAACCCCATTCAAAAAGCAATTGGTCAAACTTTACAAGGCATTTTGCGGCAACCTTGGGCAAATCAATTGCTATTTGCTTTTGTGCGCCAAAAATCACGAATTCGTAGCACTTTGCAAAAAGTATATTTAGATCAATCTGCTGTAACTGAGCAATTAGTCGAGGAAATTTATCGCCCATCCTGTGATGAAGGAGCAGCGCAGGTATTTGCCTCTGTCTTTACTACACCTCAAGGCAAAAAAGTCGATCAGCTATTAACAGCGATGACCTGTCCCTTGTTAGTTATTTGGGGCGAAGGCGATCCTTGGATGAATTCCCGTGTAAGGGGTGCAAAATTCCGTGAGTTTTATCCATCTCTAACTGAGCATTACATCAATGCGGGACATTGCCCCCACGATGAGTGTCCAGAAGTTGTCAATAAATTAATTTGTGATTACTTTGTGTAG
- a CDS encoding asparaginase: MNLGKRNRFSANKITVQLLREGIIESIHSCQAAVVDTRGRVLSVAGDPQTTTFARSCLKPIQALPVSISGAQERFNLSERDLAIICGSHQGTIAQARQVFSILWRCDVEPSALQCPIPDCQKSNLQHNCSGKHAGMIAVCKQQGWQISSYMDRNHPVQQLALSTMADLLHMPAAEFICAHDDCGVPTYLLEIGQLAHLYALLSAHDQLHLERITRAMTRHPDMVSGDGQFDTELMRLTNGEIVSKSGAEGVQCIGRIGEGLGLAIKVMDGSKRAKTAVSIHLLKQLGWISPTVAQKLEESFLFIGKYSRLEAVGELSLA; this comes from the coding sequence ATGAACCTTGGCAAGCGTAATCGTTTCTCCGCTAACAAAATTACTGTACAGTTGTTGCGTGAGGGCATCATCGAATCGATTCATTCTTGCCAAGCTGCGGTAGTTGATACAAGGGGGAGAGTGTTATCAGTTGCAGGTGATCCTCAAACTACAACCTTTGCCCGTTCTTGCCTTAAACCCATTCAAGCTTTGCCTGTTTCAATTTCGGGCGCACAGGAGCGCTTTAACCTCTCCGAAAGAGATTTAGCGATTATTTGTGGCTCCCATCAAGGGACGATCGCCCAAGCACGACAAGTTTTTAGCATTCTCTGGCGTTGTGATGTTGAGCCAAGTGCTTTGCAATGTCCAATTCCCGACTGTCAAAAAAGCAATTTGCAACACAACTGTTCTGGCAAACATGCAGGGATGATCGCCGTTTGCAAGCAACAGGGATGGCAGATTTCTTCCTATATGGATCGCAATCATCCTGTACAGCAACTAGCTCTGAGTACAATGGCAGATTTGCTCCATATGCCTGCGGCGGAGTTTATCTGCGCCCATGATGATTGTGGCGTACCGACTTATCTCTTAGAAATTGGTCAATTAGCCCATCTCTATGCGTTACTATCTGCCCATGATCAGTTACACCTAGAGCGCATCACTCGCGCTATGACTCGCCATCCTGATATGGTTTCAGGAGATGGTCAGTTTGACACAGAACTCATGCGCTTGACCAATGGGGAAATTGTTAGCAAGTCAGGAGCGGAAGGAGTTCAATGTATTGGACGCATTGGCGAAGGCTTAGGTTTAGCAATTAAGGTAATGGATGGTTCTAAACGCGCCAAAACTGCGGTTTCGATCCATCTACTCAAACAATTAGGCTGGATCAGTCCTACCGTTGCCCAAAAGCTAGAAGAATCTTTCCTTTTTATTGGTAAATATAGCCGTTTAGAAGCGGTTGGCGAATTATCGCTTGCTTAA
- a CDS encoding VapE domain-containing protein, which yields MTNAPRKSNLNQKTMKTKRSTKSNSTNIVPFPKEDSKDKNKKTHLDFSTLHEVLHTHYSKRLGINVCSSRINLDGQSLDFADIRYHIETERNIIGSKDDLLSLVYKIAKANPYNPIVEYLDDTYKKYSEQACEDVLVNVAKNILGLQQDIEVTYFVKFLVSAVARAKQAGCKVDTALILQGNQGIGKTTFFEALAGEFFYTLSHSTRDNQALKEQYKYWLIEWGEFGAKLTTNKIESLKNEMSKTKDEIKHLYVNESETRSRHFVFVGTTNQEQFLVDPTGNRRFWVIKVDKKIDTAYVKDNRDLIWASAMKLYQAGYQWHLTDEEQSLSTQINSNYAIGDVWESQVISWAASRTEPFTIADVLTKTLEIPTSRQNKSYSNRVSAILKSAGYQSKRMRTKEFPDGYYWSKI from the coding sequence ATGACTAACGCCCCAAGAAAATCTAATCTCAATCAAAAAACCATGAAAACAAAAAGATCAACTAAATCTAATTCTACTAATATTGTACCATTTCCTAAAGAAGACAGTAAAGACAAGAATAAAAAGACTCACCTTGACTTCAGTACATTGCATGAAGTATTACACACACACTATTCTAAAAGGCTAGGTATAAATGTTTGTAGTTCAAGGATTAATCTTGATGGACAATCGCTTGATTTTGCAGATATAAGATACCATATTGAAACTGAGAGAAATATTATTGGATCTAAAGATGATCTGCTCAGTCTAGTCTATAAAATTGCTAAAGCTAATCCTTATAATCCTATTGTTGAATACCTTGATGATACTTACAAGAAATATTCTGAACAAGCTTGTGAGGATGTACTTGTCAATGTAGCTAAAAATATTCTCGGTCTTCAGCAAGATATTGAGGTTACATACTTTGTTAAGTTTCTTGTTAGTGCTGTAGCAAGAGCAAAACAAGCAGGTTGTAAGGTTGATACAGCTTTGATTCTGCAAGGCAATCAAGGTATAGGCAAGACTACATTTTTTGAAGCTCTTGCGGGTGAATTTTTCTATACCCTGTCACATAGCACTAGAGATAACCAAGCTCTTAAAGAACAGTATAAGTATTGGTTGATCGAGTGGGGTGAATTTGGAGCGAAGCTTACCACCAACAAGATTGAAAGTCTCAAAAATGAAATGAGTAAAACAAAGGATGAAATTAAACATCTGTATGTCAATGAAAGTGAGACAAGATCGCGACACTTTGTATTTGTAGGAACTACCAACCAAGAGCAGTTTCTTGTAGACCCGACAGGTAACAGACGATTCTGGGTTATCAAGGTAGATAAGAAAATTGATACTGCCTATGTTAAAGACAACCGCGATCTGATTTGGGCTTCAGCTATGAAACTTTATCAAGCGGGTTATCAATGGCATCTAACAGATGAAGAGCAATCTTTAAGCACTCAGATCAACTCTAACTATGCAATAGGTGATGTATGGGAGTCTCAAGTTATAAGTTGGGCAGCAAGCAGAACAGAACCCTTTACTATTGCAGATGTGCTTACCAAAACTCTTGAAATACCTACAAGCAGACAGAACAAAAGCTACTCTAACCGTGTCTCAGCAATCTTGAAAAGTGCTGGTTATCAAAGTAAGAGAATGAGAACCAAAGAATTTCCAGATGGCTATTACTGGTCGAAGATCTAG
- a CDS encoding ABC transporter ATP-binding protein, with protein MLEVRKICKSYGKKQVLQDLSFTIQSGEVYGLLGPNGAGKTTTISILCGLIKADRGNIMMNGQTSSGVMRSLIGIAPQENIFYKSLTCDENLQFFGRLYGLNNELCRKQAKYCLELVGLGDRAKSIADTLSGGMQRRLSMAIALIHQPQLVVLDEPTTGLDIEARYEIWEVIRNLSSQDTAILLTTHLLDEAERLCQRIGIIKQGSLLAEGNLDELRKYIPAQEIAIVCTPTEDLAIKRAIELGFEYRHYGRELTFWLPKPMELKEILDYFDGIVIDSIMRQPVRLENIYVELTRNR; from the coding sequence GTGCTAGAGGTTCGCAAAATCTGTAAATCTTATGGAAAGAAGCAAGTTTTGCAGGACTTGAGCTTTACTATCCAATCAGGTGAAGTTTACGGCTTACTCGGCCCAAACGGAGCTGGTAAGACCACCACAATTAGTATTCTGTGCGGTTTGATTAAAGCCGATCGCGGCAACATCATGATGAATGGTCAAACTTCTTCAGGAGTAATGCGATCGCTAATTGGAATCGCCCCACAGGAAAATATTTTTTATAAGAGCCTGACCTGTGATGAAAATCTCCAGTTTTTTGGGCGGCTCTATGGGCTAAACAACGAGCTTTGTCGGAAACAAGCTAAGTATTGTCTCGAACTGGTAGGTCTAGGCGATCGCGCTAAAAGTATTGCCGATACTCTCAGTGGGGGAATGCAACGTCGCCTGAGTATGGCGATCGCTCTGATTCATCAGCCACAGTTGGTAGTGCTAGATGAGCCAACAACTGGGCTAGATATTGAGGCGCGTTACGAAATTTGGGAAGTAATTCGTAATTTAAGTAGCCAAGATACGGCGATTTTATTGACTACCCATTTGCTCGATGAAGCAGAACGTTTGTGTCAGCGTATCGGCATCATTAAACAAGGTAGTTTATTAGCCGAAGGAAATCTGGATGAACTGCGTAAGTATATCCCTGCCCAAGAAATTGCGATCGTTTGTACGCCAACCGAAGACTTGGCAATCAAGAGAGCGATCGAGCTAGGCTTTGAGTATAGGCACTATGGTCGCGAGCTAACCTTTTGGCTACCAAAGCCAATGGAGCTAAAGGAAATTTTGGATTATTTTGATGGCATTGTGATCGACTCGATCATGCGTCAACCAGTACGCCTTGAGAATATCTATGTCGAGTTAACCCGAAACAGATAA
- a CDS encoding ROK family protein, with protein sequence MSLLTLAIDVGGSSIKSIILRDDGTAASERSQIPTAHPATPDIIVSQLLDLINIQGDYDRIAIGFPSVVENGITRGAINLHPDWDGFNLAEVLQNKLGKPIRIANDADVQGCGAISGQGVELVVTLGTGFGSSLFLDGKLLPNLELGQHIFRDRDTYEDCLGQAALDRIGVEIWNIQLAEAIASLYKLFNFDKIYLGGGNSRLVKVELPPNLSNKVAIVSNDLGLIGGLALWRFS encoded by the coding sequence GTGAGTTTATTGACCTTAGCGATAGATGTGGGTGGAAGTAGTATCAAATCAATCATATTGCGAGACGATGGAACTGCCGCCTCAGAGCGATCTCAAATTCCTACCGCCCATCCCGCAACTCCCGATATAATCGTTTCCCAGTTACTTGATTTGATTAATATACAGGGCGATTATGATCGGATCGCCATCGGATTTCCAAGCGTTGTCGAAAATGGGATCACAAGGGGTGCTATTAACCTACATCCTGATTGGGATGGGTTTAACTTAGCTGAAGTATTACAGAATAAGTTGGGTAAACCAATTAGGATTGCCAATGATGCGGATGTACAGGGTTGTGGCGCGATCTCAGGGCAGGGCGTGGAGCTAGTAGTTACTCTGGGTACTGGCTTCGGATCATCACTTTTTCTCGATGGGAAGTTACTTCCTAATTTAGAACTCGGTCAACATATTTTTCGCGATCGCGATACCTACGAGGATTGTTTGGGGCAAGCCGCACTAGATCGTATTGGTGTTGAGATTTGGAATATCCAATTAGCTGAAGCGATCGCCTCACTTTATAAGTTATTTAATTTCGACAAAATATATTTAGGTGGTGGTAATTCACGCTTAGTTAAAGTTGAGCTACCACCAAACTTATCAAATAAAGTCGCGATCGTTTCTAACGACTTGGGATTGATCGGTGGATTAGCTTTATGGCGATTTAGCTAA
- a CDS encoding IS256 family transposase — protein MNIRKELLDELLQECKTPPDLFGEGGILKQLTTALVERALEAELSTHLGYGKHEPRPEGQTNSRNGYSQKKVQGDFGVAEIAVPRDRQGEFEPQMVKKGQSRLSGLDEKIIALYARGMSVRDIQAQLQEMYGVEVSPTLISNVTDAVIDEVKQWQNRPLEAVYPIVFLDCLVIKVRDNGRVINKSLYFALGVNMDGYKELLGMWISPNEGAKFWLSVLTEIHNRGVKDILIACVDGLTGFPNAIETVFPKTQVQLCIVHMVRNSVAFVPWQQRKQVCADLKAIYSAATESEAEFNLELFAEKWDKQYPSISKSWRSHWANIIPFFAFPTEIRRAIYTTNAIESMNSSLRKVIKSQQIFPSDDAAFKLVYLAMRNISKKWTMPIRDWKPALNRFAILFEDRLHV, from the coding sequence ATGAATATACGCAAAGAATTGCTCGACGAATTGCTGCAAGAATGTAAAACACCACCTGACCTATTCGGAGAAGGAGGCATTCTGAAACAACTGACAACCGCGTTGGTGGAGAGAGCATTGGAAGCAGAACTATCAACCCATCTGGGATACGGTAAGCACGAACCTAGACCAGAAGGACAAACCAACAGTCGCAACGGTTATAGCCAGAAAAAAGTGCAAGGTGACTTTGGCGTAGCCGAAATCGCAGTCCCCCGAGATCGGCAAGGGGAGTTTGAACCGCAGATGGTGAAGAAAGGACAAAGTCGCTTGTCAGGACTAGATGAAAAGATCATTGCTCTCTACGCACGAGGTATGAGTGTCAGGGATATTCAAGCCCAGTTGCAAGAAATGTATGGTGTTGAAGTATCACCAACACTTATTTCCAATGTTACAGATGCAGTAATTGACGAGGTGAAGCAATGGCAAAACCGTCCCCTTGAAGCAGTCTATCCAATCGTCTTTCTGGACTGTCTAGTCATCAAAGTCCGAGACAATGGCAGAGTGATTAACAAATCCTTGTACTTTGCCTTGGGCGTGAATATGGACGGGTACAAGGAATTACTGGGTATGTGGATTTCTCCGAATGAAGGTGCGAAATTCTGGTTGTCAGTACTCACCGAAATTCACAACCGTGGGGTCAAAGATATTTTGATTGCCTGTGTCGATGGCTTGACTGGTTTCCCTAATGCGATTGAGACGGTATTTCCTAAAACTCAGGTGCAGTTATGCATTGTCCACATGGTCAGAAACTCGGTCGCTTTTGTACCTTGGCAACAACGCAAGCAAGTTTGTGCTGACCTCAAGGCTATTTATAGCGCGGCGACGGAATCGGAGGCTGAGTTTAATCTCGAACTCTTTGCTGAAAAGTGGGACAAGCAATATCCATCAATCTCCAAGTCTTGGCGCAGTCATTGGGCAAACATTATCCCCTTCTTTGCTTTCCCGACCGAGATTCGCAGGGCGATTTATACCACCAATGCGATTGAGTCGATGAACAGTAGTTTGCGGAAGGTGATTAAATCCCAACAGATTTTTCCCTCTGATGATGCTGCTTTCAAGCTCGTTTATTTAGCAATGCGGAATATCTCGAAGAAGTGGACGATGCCGATTCGTGATTGGAAACCTGCTCTTAATCGCTTTGCCATCCTCTTCGAGGATCGTCTCCACGTCTAG
- a CDS encoding helix-turn-helix transcriptional regulator, with protein sequence MTFTDEQFPQVFTEWDLETLYTDLASAKGRRLTPVEKLHLRGLLAGHSPSEIAEKLSKSVKGVEVDLCSTLYQYVKSLVGKSNGKVDNWRSITEWLEGAGYKKQIPVDVTSDDCFSVKILVKKAKVVLGKNQIAIDINLRIIAPTSSEISLDNNEEAEVAETNPSLSLDEK encoded by the coding sequence ATGACATTTACTGATGAGCAGTTTCCACAGGTTTTTACTGAATGGGACTTAGAAACCCTATACACCGATCTTGCTTCAGCAAAAGGTAGAAGACTAACACCCGTAGAAAAACTACATTTGAGAGGCTTACTTGCTGGTCATAGTCCATCAGAAATTGCAGAAAAGCTCAGTAAAAGTGTTAAAGGTGTAGAAGTCGATCTTTGTAGCACCTTATATCAATATGTCAAAAGCCTAGTTGGGAAGTCTAACGGTAAAGTAGACAATTGGAGAAGTATTACTGAATGGCTTGAAGGTGCTGGTTACAAAAAACAGATACCAGTTGATGTAACATCAGATGATTGTTTCTCAGTAAAAATCCTAGTCAAAAAAGCTAAAGTAGTTCTTGGAAAAAATCAAATAGCGATTGATATCAATTTACGAATTATCGCTCCTACTTCATCAGAAATCAGTCTAGATAATAATGAGGAAGCAGAAGTTGCAGAAACTAATCCCTCTTTGTCTCTAGATGAGAAATAG